A stretch of the Arthrobacter stackebrandtii genome encodes the following:
- a CDS encoding WhiB family transcriptional regulator — translation MGQAQLSVTNFHNDATAAQAAVNYGTRGVPSDWYVDPADPGAAAFHEQANRAALEDAASLFLSTHEAGEPAVAHPVAAPGVDDDAMWLGLAPGLDDFGDEGELGWQTDALCAQTDPEAFFPEKGGSTRDAKKVCGACNVKAQCLEYALANDERFGIWGGLSERERRRLRKRAV, via the coding sequence GTGGGGCAAGCTCAGCTGAGTGTGACAAATTTTCATAATGATGCAACGGCGGCGCAGGCTGCCGTCAACTACGGCACACGGGGAGTGCCGAGCGACTGGTATGTCGATCCGGCCGACCCAGGTGCGGCGGCATTCCATGAGCAAGCAAACCGTGCCGCGCTGGAAGATGCGGCCTCGCTGTTCCTTTCCACGCATGAGGCCGGCGAACCAGCCGTGGCCCATCCCGTGGCGGCACCGGGCGTCGATGACGACGCCATGTGGCTGGGACTGGCGCCAGGCCTTGACGACTTCGGGGATGAAGGTGAACTAGGCTGGCAGACTGATGCCTTGTGCGCACAGACCGACCCGGAGGCGTTCTTCCCTGAAAAGGGCGGTTCCACCCGGGATGCCAAGAAGGTTTGCGGCGCGTGCAACGTTAAGGCACAGTGCCTTGAATACGCTCTGGCCAATGACGAGCGGTTTGGAATCTGGGGTGGCCTGTCGGAGCGTGAGCGCCGGCGGCTGCGGAAACGAGCGGTCTAA
- a CDS encoding TIGR03089 family protein, which translates to MSPLPHTPAALLDAFRTLNATSPRLSWYGAEGERVEFSGRVLDNWVAKTANYLVDELDAEPGQVVALDLPLHWRSMVWLLAGWAVGATVATGEVAGGAEIVATTDPAAAHVRLAGASPAPLVVAVALPALAMRWMGELPPRTLDYCGDVRSHGDQFFPDAEPGGSDAAWRNGDGGAVAETNYAQLLPAAEPAEAPRRVLLQARDGWGAVVPQALKAWAAGGSVVLLGDGVEATDALRSSENVTEG; encoded by the coding sequence ATGAGCCCTCTTCCGCACACGCCAGCTGCCCTCCTCGACGCCTTTCGTACCCTGAACGCCACATCCCCGCGCCTGTCCTGGTACGGCGCAGAGGGCGAGCGGGTGGAATTTTCCGGCCGGGTGCTGGACAACTGGGTGGCGAAGACCGCCAACTACCTGGTTGATGAGCTCGACGCCGAACCCGGCCAGGTCGTTGCGCTGGACCTCCCGCTGCACTGGCGTTCCATGGTGTGGCTGCTGGCAGGCTGGGCAGTTGGCGCCACGGTTGCCACGGGCGAGGTGGCGGGCGGGGCGGAGATCGTGGCCACCACGGACCCGGCTGCGGCCCACGTGCGCCTGGCCGGCGCCTCACCGGCCCCGTTGGTCGTGGCGGTTGCGCTGCCCGCCCTGGCCATGCGCTGGATGGGCGAGCTCCCTCCGCGCACCCTGGACTACTGCGGAGATGTGCGCTCCCACGGGGATCAGTTTTTCCCCGACGCCGAGCCTGGCGGCAGTGACGCCGCCTGGCGAAACGGCGACGGCGGCGCTGTGGCGGAAACCAACTATGCGCAGCTGCTGCCGGCTGCGGAGCCCGCCGAAGCACCCCGGCGGGTGCTGCTGCAGGCTCGGGACGGTTGGGGCGCCGTCGTTCCCCAGGCACTGAAGGCCTGGGCCGCGGGCGGATCGGTGGTGCTGCTGGGCGACGGCGTGGAGGCCACGGACGCGCTGCGAAGCAGCGAGAACGTCACCGAAGGCTGA
- a CDS encoding GtrA family protein, with protein MFQSLVTRFKGLVGLFWREVAKFGVVGGVAFVIDSGIFIWLLNGPMGAHPTRAKIIAAAVATVFSWLANRYWTFRNRRQANMLREVTMFIIMNAIGLGIAAACVYISHWVLGFESATADFVAGSVVGLVLGTIFRFFAYRFWVFTDELDTDPAFAGDRALIEPEAPPARH; from the coding sequence TTGTTTCAATCGCTCGTGACCCGCTTCAAGGGGCTGGTGGGCCTGTTTTGGCGCGAGGTCGCCAAATTCGGTGTTGTGGGCGGGGTGGCCTTTGTCATTGACTCCGGCATTTTCATCTGGCTGCTCAACGGGCCCATGGGCGCCCACCCCACGCGCGCCAAGATCATTGCAGCAGCCGTGGCCACGGTGTTTTCCTGGCTGGCCAACCGCTACTGGACCTTCCGCAACCGCCGCCAGGCCAACATGCTGCGCGAAGTGACCATGTTCATCATCATGAACGCGATCGGTCTGGGCATCGCTGCCGCATGCGTGTACATCTCGCACTGGGTGCTCGGCTTTGAATCGGCCACGGCCGACTTCGTTGCCGGCTCCGTGGTGGGCCTGGTCCTGGGCACGATCTTCCGCTTCTTCGCCTACCGCTTTTGGGTCTTCACCGACGAGCTCGACACGGACCCGGCCTTTGCCGGGGACCGCGCGCTCATCGAACCTGAGGCACCGCCCGCCCGGCACTGA
- a CDS encoding 5-(carboxyamino)imidazole ribonucleotide synthase — MTFPVIGVVGGGQLARMMAPAAVALGFELRVLAESPDVCAVPVVRHAPVGDYLDLDTLRAFARGVDVLTFDHEHVPNGHLQALIAEGVNVQPRPDALVNAQDKLVMRAAIERLGLPNPAWAAVASVADITAFGAANGWPVVLKMPRGGYDGKGVKVLRSAADAADAADWFEAMSPLLVEEMVDFSRELSALVARTPSGESRAWPVAESIQVDGVCDEVIAPAPGIPPEVEAAAEAAALRIADELGVTGVMAAELFETPGRAPGFLVNELAMRPHNTGHWTMDGAVTGQFEQHLRAVLDLPLGATDALGDIVVMKNFLGGANQDPFSAYPAALAAEPAVKVHSYGKSVRPGRKIGHVNLVASQADGVASARSRATTVANIIRDGK; from the coding sequence GTGACTTTTCCTGTAATCGGTGTGGTGGGCGGCGGGCAGCTGGCCCGCATGATGGCCCCCGCAGCCGTAGCCCTTGGTTTTGAATTGCGTGTCCTGGCTGAATCGCCCGACGTGTGTGCCGTGCCCGTTGTGCGGCACGCCCCCGTGGGCGACTACCTGGACCTTGACACTTTGCGTGCCTTTGCCCGCGGCGTGGACGTGCTCACCTTCGACCACGAACACGTCCCGAATGGGCACCTGCAGGCCCTGATCGCCGAAGGCGTCAACGTCCAGCCGCGCCCCGACGCCCTGGTCAACGCCCAGGACAAGCTCGTGATGCGCGCCGCGATCGAGCGCCTCGGCCTGCCCAACCCGGCCTGGGCCGCCGTCGCCTCCGTGGCGGACATCACCGCGTTCGGTGCCGCCAACGGCTGGCCCGTGGTGCTGAAGATGCCCCGCGGCGGCTACGACGGCAAGGGCGTGAAGGTGCTGCGCTCCGCCGCCGATGCCGCGGACGCCGCCGACTGGTTCGAGGCCATGAGCCCGCTGCTGGTGGAGGAGATGGTGGACTTCTCCCGCGAGCTCTCCGCCCTGGTGGCCCGCACGCCGTCGGGCGAATCCCGCGCCTGGCCCGTGGCCGAGTCCATCCAGGTGGACGGCGTCTGCGACGAGGTCATCGCCCCCGCCCCGGGCATCCCGCCCGAGGTTGAGGCCGCCGCCGAAGCCGCCGCCCTGCGGATCGCCGACGAGCTCGGCGTCACCGGCGTCATGGCCGCGGAACTGTTCGAGACCCCCGGCCGCGCCCCCGGCTTCCTTGTCAACGAGCTGGCGATGCGCCCGCACAACACCGGGCATTGGACCATGGACGGTGCCGTGACCGGCCAGTTCGAGCAGCACCTGCGTGCCGTGCTGGACCTGCCGCTCGGCGCCACCGACGCCCTCGGCGACATCGTGGTCATGAAGAACTTCCTTGGCGGCGCCAACCAGGACCCGTTCAGTGCCTACCCCGCCGCCCTGGCAGCCGAGCCCGCCGTGAAGGTGCACAGCTACGGCAAGTCGGTGCGCCCCGGCCGCAAGATCGGCCACGTCAACCTGGTCGCTTCCCAGGCCGACGGAGTTGCCTCCGCCCGCTCCCGCGCCACCACCGTGGCCAACATCATCCGTGACGGAAAGTAG
- the purE gene encoding 5-(carboxyamino)imidazole ribonucleotide mutase, translated as MGSDSDWPVMEAAAAALSEFGIPFETDVVSAHRMPTEMIAYGTEAAARGIRVIIAGAGGAAHLPGMLASVTTLPVVGVPVPLKTLDGMDSLLSIVQMPAGVPVATVSIGGARNAGLLAVRMLASGTDELAASLAVQLADFAQSLNDQASAKGAALRAAAGANYPLAVPRPAPAGA; from the coding sequence ATGGGGTCCGACTCCGACTGGCCTGTCATGGAAGCCGCCGCTGCGGCCCTGTCCGAGTTTGGCATCCCGTTTGAGACCGACGTGGTCTCCGCGCACCGCATGCCCACAGAGATGATCGCCTACGGCACCGAAGCCGCCGCGCGCGGCATCCGCGTCATCATCGCCGGGGCCGGCGGCGCCGCGCACCTGCCGGGCATGCTGGCCTCCGTCACCACCCTGCCCGTGGTGGGCGTCCCCGTGCCGCTGAAAACCCTGGACGGCATGGACTCGCTGCTCTCCATCGTGCAGATGCCCGCGGGCGTGCCCGTGGCCACCGTCTCCATTGGCGGGGCCCGCAATGCCGGCCTGCTGGCCGTGCGCATGCTCGCCTCCGGCACGGACGAGCTCGCAGCCTCGCTGGCCGTGCAGCTGGCGGACTTTGCCCAGTCCCTGAACGACCAGGCCTCCGCCAAGGGCGCCGCACTGCGCGCAGCCGCGGGCGCCAACTACCCCCTGGCCGTGCCGCGGCCCGCCCCGGCCGGAGCGTGA
- a CDS encoding LCP family protein, which yields MSFSSPKVSRASNRPPVLTNPVRYPESASAPVRSKRAWFLLLLTLVLPGSAQVVAGNKRVGRLALRFTFAAWALVIGAVVLAVVNREALLNLFTNPWTSLPIIVAMAAAAVGWAAMFLNTLKIIRPALLAPGMRALVGGALVVLMVITSGTLGYGAFMINSGRNAINSIFASGPDMEPVDGRYNFLVMGGDAGADRTGRRPDSIIVVSVDAKTGQAATISIPRNLQNAQFSPNSPLWGVYPEGFNCGDSCIINALYTDVTNNHPALYPNDADPGAAAMMDAAGGVLGLTIQGYVLVDMAGFSSLIDALGGVKVNVGGWVPISGDDVYGNGQHLPPTGWISPGEQTLNGYHALWYARSRQWVNDYARSQRQQCIQAAIMAQMDPATVLTKFNGIVAAGSQVMESDLPAGQLGSFASLALKAKSHDLARLTIGPPDFPQDMPTYPDFAVIHQRVQELLNPAPPADPAPAPEPGSGSAEAPADTPAPEAPAPEAPAAPAAPSADITAEYLQQLAINGDDATLSALLANNGTCSPG from the coding sequence ATGAGTTTCAGCAGCCCCAAGGTGAGCCGGGCGTCCAACCGCCCGCCCGTGTTGACGAACCCGGTCCGGTACCCGGAATCGGCGTCGGCACCCGTGCGTTCCAAGCGCGCCTGGTTCCTGCTGCTGTTGACCCTCGTGCTGCCGGGCTCGGCGCAGGTCGTGGCGGGCAACAAGCGCGTTGGCCGGCTGGCCCTGCGCTTTACCTTCGCGGCCTGGGCCTTGGTGATTGGCGCCGTCGTGCTTGCCGTGGTGAACCGGGAGGCGCTGCTGAACCTGTTCACCAACCCCTGGACGTCCCTGCCCATCATCGTGGCCATGGCCGCGGCTGCGGTGGGCTGGGCCGCGATGTTCCTGAACACGCTGAAGATCATCCGCCCCGCGCTGCTGGCACCGGGGATGCGCGCGCTGGTGGGCGGGGCGCTCGTGGTGCTCATGGTCATCACCAGCGGCACCCTGGGCTACGGCGCGTTCATGATCAATTCGGGCCGCAACGCCATCAACTCCATCTTCGCGTCCGGTCCCGACATGGAGCCGGTGGACGGGCGCTACAACTTTCTGGTCATGGGCGGCGACGCCGGGGCGGACCGCACGGGGCGGCGGCCGGACTCGATCATCGTGGTCAGCGTGGATGCCAAGACCGGCCAGGCGGCCACCATCAGCATCCCCCGCAACTTGCAGAATGCCCAGTTCTCCCCCAATTCTCCCCTGTGGGGCGTGTACCCCGAGGGATTCAACTGCGGCGACAGCTGCATCATCAACGCCCTGTACACGGACGTGACCAACAACCACCCCGCGCTCTACCCCAACGACGCCGACCCGGGCGCGGCAGCCATGATGGATGCCGCGGGAGGCGTGCTCGGACTGACCATCCAGGGCTACGTGCTCGTCGACATGGCAGGCTTCTCCTCCCTGATTGACGCCCTCGGCGGGGTCAAGGTCAACGTGGGCGGCTGGGTGCCCATCAGCGGCGACGACGTCTACGGCAACGGCCAGCACCTGCCGCCGACGGGGTGGATTTCCCCCGGCGAACAGACCCTGAACGGATACCATGCCCTCTGGTACGCCCGCTCGCGACAGTGGGTCAACGACTACGCCCGCAGCCAGCGCCAGCAATGCATCCAGGCCGCCATCATGGCCCAGATGGACCCTGCCACCGTGCTGACGAAGTTCAACGGGATCGTGGCCGCCGGCTCCCAGGTCATGGAATCGGACCTGCCCGCGGGGCAGCTGGGCAGCTTCGCCTCCCTGGCATTGAAGGCCAAGTCCCACGACCTGGCCCGGTTGACCATTGGGCCGCCTGACTTCCCGCAGGACATGCCCACCTACCCCGACTTTGCCGTGATCCACCAGCGCGTGCAGGAACTGCTGAACCCTGCCCCGCCGGCCGATCCCGCGCCGGCCCCCGAGCCGGGGTCCGGATCTGCGGAAGCTCCGGCCGACACCCCGGCACCCGAGGCACCGGCGCCGGAAGCGCCAGCCGCGCCAGCCGCGCCGTCGGCCGACATCACGGCGGAATACCTGCAACAATTGGCCATCAACGGTGACGACGCGACGCTGTCCGCACTGCTTGCCAACAACGGCACCTGCTCACCCGGCTAG
- the manA gene encoding mannose-6-phosphate isomerase, class I produces the protein MFALSNVTRDYAWGSATAIADLLGTTPSGGPEAELWMGGHPDSPSVAATPDGPVPLDRLIAEHPDATLGTEVHTAFGPRLPFLAKLLAAETALSLQVHPTQERARERFADEEAAGVPRTAADRNYKDENHKPEMILALTPFEALCGFRPCAEAAELFRAVGSAIAESGAGVPQLLGTVEMALNSRMAAPMVVRRAFETLLGGGAETTALVELAAPALEAQAAAGTELPPALLTVIELARQYPGDPGVLVSLLLNRVSLSPGDAIYLPAGNIHAYLHGLGLEVMASSDNVMRGGLTGKHVDIPELLETVDFAPTEVPVVPTRVTELGQKVWEPPFAEFALQRIELPADGEPVPLVQNGPLVVLAVSGSVLLDSPRGDLQLGRGGSAFVPAAENPVMVHPHADAAGETSVVFAITCGAFEQ, from the coding sequence ATGTTTGCACTGAGCAATGTCACCCGCGACTACGCGTGGGGGTCCGCCACGGCCATAGCGGACCTGCTGGGCACCACCCCCAGCGGCGGGCCCGAGGCCGAGCTGTGGATGGGCGGGCACCCGGACTCACCGTCCGTCGCAGCCACCCCGGACGGCCCCGTCCCCCTGGACCGGCTGATTGCCGAGCACCCGGACGCGACGCTCGGCACCGAGGTGCACACCGCCTTCGGGCCGCGGCTGCCCTTCCTGGCGAAGCTGCTGGCCGCCGAGACCGCATTGTCGCTCCAGGTCCACCCCACGCAGGAACGCGCCCGGGAACGCTTCGCCGACGAAGAGGCAGCCGGGGTCCCGCGCACGGCGGCGGACCGCAACTACAAGGACGAGAACCACAAGCCGGAAATGATCCTGGCCCTGACCCCGTTCGAGGCGTTGTGCGGTTTCCGCCCCTGCGCCGAGGCCGCGGAACTGTTCCGCGCCGTGGGGTCCGCCATTGCTGAGTCGGGGGCCGGGGTTCCGCAGCTGCTGGGCACGGTGGAGATGGCCCTGAACTCCCGCATGGCCGCACCCATGGTGGTCCGCCGGGCCTTTGAAACCCTGCTGGGCGGCGGGGCGGAAACCACCGCACTGGTGGAGCTGGCCGCGCCCGCCCTTGAGGCGCAGGCCGCCGCCGGCACGGAGCTGCCGCCCGCCCTGCTCACCGTCATTGAACTGGCCAGGCAGTATCCCGGCGACCCCGGCGTGCTGGTTTCCCTGCTGCTGAACCGGGTGTCGCTGTCCCCCGGCGACGCCATCTACCTGCCCGCCGGCAACATCCACGCCTACCTGCACGGGCTGGGCCTTGAGGTCATGGCGTCCTCGGACAACGTGATGCGCGGCGGGCTCACGGGCAAGCACGTGGACATCCCGGAGCTGCTGGAGACCGTCGACTTTGCGCCGACCGAGGTGCCGGTCGTTCCCACCCGCGTCACCGAACTGGGCCAGAAGGTGTGGGAGCCGCCGTTTGCCGAGTTCGCCCTGCAGCGTATCGAGCTCCCCGCCGACGGCGAACCTGTCCCGCTGGTGCAGAACGGCCCCCTGGTGGTGCTGGCCGTCTCCGGTTCCGTGCTGCTCGACTCGCCCCGCGGCGACCTGCAGCTGGGCCGCGGCGGATCGGCGTTTGTCCCGGCCGCCGAAAACCCCGTCATGGTCCACCCGCACGCCGATGCCGCCGGTGAAACCTCCGTGGTGTTCGCCATCACCTGTGGAGCCTTTGAGCAGTGA
- a CDS encoding lipid II:glycine glycyltransferase FemX: protein MSTILQTPVWARFQRRLGKIVHEQSGPGWNFVAIEEKTPLGRYLYTPYGPVAASESALVEALAALTALARAKKAAYVRVEPVSAGLGADAARVLSARGLVRAPKDIQPHLSWKVDLTQDEASLLKGMRSTSRNLFRNIHKKGVTFDISTDPADLPVLLGFLEKVAGRAEFTAQSNNYLTRAAEVLMPEGAAKLFIARLDGEPIAAALSYDTADTRVYAHAAADDAHRKLSAGIPLLVTMMLDAKAAGIAEFDMWGVSPEDEPEHPWAGFSRFKRSFGGFEVEYPGTWDLPVNTLMYNAYGASRKARTLLRGTLKTARTAAAGVRGKLARP, encoded by the coding sequence GTGAGCACCATTTTGCAGACACCCGTCTGGGCCCGCTTCCAGCGGCGGCTGGGCAAGATCGTCCACGAGCAGTCCGGCCCCGGCTGGAATTTTGTGGCCATCGAGGAAAAGACGCCCCTGGGCCGGTACCTGTACACGCCGTATGGTCCTGTTGCCGCCAGTGAATCTGCGCTGGTCGAGGCCCTTGCCGCACTGACCGCGCTGGCCCGGGCAAAGAAGGCCGCCTACGTGCGCGTGGAACCAGTCTCCGCGGGGCTCGGCGCCGACGCGGCACGCGTGCTCTCCGCCCGGGGCCTGGTCAGGGCGCCCAAGGACATCCAGCCGCATCTGAGCTGGAAGGTCGACCTGACACAGGACGAGGCGTCGCTGTTGAAGGGCATGCGCAGCACCAGCCGGAACCTGTTCCGGAACATCCATAAAAAGGGTGTCACCTTTGACATCTCCACCGACCCGGCGGACCTGCCCGTCCTGCTGGGCTTCCTGGAAAAGGTGGCCGGGCGTGCCGAGTTCACGGCCCAGTCCAACAACTACCTGACCCGGGCCGCCGAGGTCCTCATGCCCGAGGGAGCCGCCAAGCTGTTCATCGCCCGCCTGGACGGGGAACCCATTGCCGCCGCCCTGTCGTACGACACTGCGGACACCCGCGTCTACGCCCATGCCGCCGCCGACGACGCCCACCGCAAGCTAAGCGCCGGCATCCCGCTGCTGGTGACCATGATGCTGGATGCCAAGGCCGCAGGAATCGCCGAGTTCGACATGTGGGGCGTCAGCCCCGAGGACGAGCCCGAGCATCCCTGGGCCGGCTTCTCCCGCTTCAAACGCTCCTTCGGGGGCTTTGAGGTGGAGTACCCGGGCACCTGGGACCTGCCGGTCAACACGCTCATGTACAACGCCTACGGTGCCAGCAGGAAGGCCCGGACCCTGCTCCGCGGCACACTGAAAACGGCCCGCACCGCTGCCGCCGGTGTCCGCGGGAAGCTGGCCAGGCCGTAG
- the glpX gene encoding class II fructose-bisphosphatase, translated as MAEKAQLDYSQLSRSLAVGDDEPDRNLALELVRVTEAAAIAGGHWVGFGEKNLADGAAVDAMRSLLSTVHFNGVVVIGEGEKDEAPMLFNGEVVGDGSGPECDVAVDPIDGTRLTAMGINNALAVLAVAERGTMFDPSAVFYMEKLVTGPEAADMVDLRLPVKQNLHLIAKAKGVKINQLTVMVLDRDRHQPLIQEIRDAGARTKIILDGDVAGAIAAVRPGTGVDALMGVGGTPEGIVAACAIKTLGGVIQGRLWPTDDDEKQKAIDAGHDLSRVLSTNDLVTSDNCYFAATGITDGDLLKGVRYDKGRVLTQSIVMRSKSGTIRFVEGEHQAHKWETYARRS; from the coding sequence GTGGCTGAAAAAGCACAACTTGACTACTCGCAATTGTCCCGGTCGCTGGCCGTTGGAGACGACGAGCCGGACCGCAACCTGGCCCTTGAACTGGTGCGGGTCACCGAGGCTGCCGCCATTGCCGGCGGGCACTGGGTGGGCTTTGGCGAGAAGAACCTGGCCGACGGCGCCGCCGTGGATGCCATGCGCTCCCTCCTTTCCACGGTCCACTTCAACGGTGTCGTGGTCATTGGCGAAGGGGAGAAGGATGAAGCCCCGATGCTGTTCAACGGCGAGGTGGTGGGCGACGGCTCCGGCCCTGAATGCGATGTGGCCGTGGACCCGATTGACGGCACCCGCCTGACCGCGATGGGCATCAACAACGCCCTGGCCGTGCTGGCCGTGGCCGAACGCGGCACCATGTTCGACCCCTCCGCCGTGTTCTACATGGAGAAGCTGGTCACAGGTCCCGAAGCCGCCGACATGGTGGACCTGCGCCTGCCCGTGAAGCAGAACCTGCACCTGATCGCCAAGGCCAAGGGCGTAAAGATCAACCAGCTCACCGTCATGGTCCTGGACCGCGACCGCCACCAGCCGCTGATCCAGGAAATCCGCGACGCCGGCGCCCGCACCAAGATCATCCTCGACGGCGACGTGGCCGGAGCCATTGCGGCCGTCCGCCCCGGCACCGGCGTCGACGCGCTCATGGGCGTGGGCGGCACGCCGGAGGGAATCGTGGCGGCCTGCGCCATCAAGACCCTCGGCGGCGTCATCCAGGGCCGACTCTGGCCCACGGACGACGACGAAAAGCAGAAGGCCATCGATGCCGGGCACGACCTCAGCCGGGTGCTCTCCACCAACGACCTCGTCACGAGCGACAACTGCTACTTCGCCGCCACCGGCATCACCGACGGCGACCTCCTCAAGGGCGTGCGCTACGACAAGGGCCGCGTCCTGACGCAGTCCATCGTCATGCGCTCCAAGTCCGGCACCATCCGCTTCGTCGAGGGCGAGCACCAGGCCCACAAGTGGGAGACCTACGCCCGGCGCTCCTGA
- a CDS encoding DUF4245 domain-containing protein has product MSDSNPTPAVKPVIAAGAAKRANASVIGMLLAMFSTVAIVLTIVWLNPEPKAGAYRTEVDVATVAGHAADTAGFLPVAPVLPEGWSANYARWNPPGTDGVAYWDVGYVTADDTFIALRESVTANPTWIAAQAQQAPVTGTRTIDGHDWELRDNPKGERSLVFTSAETTIVLTGAADFKDFDILAAGATALLDEYAATANPTSKESK; this is encoded by the coding sequence GTGAGTGACTCTAACCCCACCCCTGCTGTCAAGCCCGTCATTGCCGCCGGCGCGGCCAAGCGAGCCAATGCGTCGGTCATCGGCATGCTGCTGGCCATGTTCTCCACCGTGGCCATTGTGCTGACCATTGTGTGGCTTAACCCGGAGCCCAAGGCCGGCGCCTACCGCACCGAGGTGGACGTGGCGACGGTTGCCGGGCACGCCGCCGACACGGCCGGCTTCCTCCCGGTGGCCCCCGTGCTGCCCGAAGGCTGGAGCGCCAACTATGCGCGTTGGAACCCGCCCGGCACCGACGGCGTGGCGTACTGGGATGTGGGTTATGTGACGGCAGATGACACGTTCATTGCGCTGCGCGAATCCGTCACGGCGAACCCCACCTGGATTGCGGCACAAGCCCAGCAGGCGCCCGTGACGGGCACGCGCACCATCGACGGACACGACTGGGAGCTGCGCGACAACCCCAAGGGCGAACGGTCGCTGGTGTTCACCAGCGCCGAGACGACTATTGTTTTGACTGGTGCGGCCGACTTCAAGGACTTTGACATCCTGGCCGCCGGAGCAACCGCGCTGCTCGATGAATACGCGGCAACAGCCAACCCGACAAGCAAGGAGAGCAAATAA
- a CDS encoding carbonic anhydrase, whose protein sequence is MSGGGEDGNINAVTEHPQTPAEAWATLMAGNARFVAGTSNHPNQDAARRASLLSTQHPFVQIFGCSDSRLAAEIIFDLGLGDAFVVRTAGHVVDNTALGSLEYGVEYLDVPLIVVLGHDSCGAVTATKGAVDTGKMPAGFVRDLVERITPSVLASLRKDKKSTVNEMVEEHVKQTAARLVENSPIIASAVARQRTAVVGLTYRLTDGTADLVYSNGHIGA, encoded by the coding sequence ATGAGCGGTGGAGGAGAAGACGGCAACATCAATGCCGTCACGGAGCACCCGCAGACGCCTGCGGAAGCTTGGGCCACGTTGATGGCCGGCAACGCCAGGTTTGTGGCAGGCACGTCCAACCACCCGAACCAGGACGCCGCCCGCCGCGCCTCCCTGCTGTCCACCCAGCACCCGTTCGTGCAGATCTTCGGCTGCTCCGACTCACGGCTGGCCGCGGAAATCATCTTCGACCTGGGCCTGGGCGACGCCTTCGTGGTCCGCACCGCCGGACACGTCGTGGACAACACGGCCCTCGGCTCCCTCGAATACGGCGTGGAGTACCTGGACGTGCCGCTCATCGTGGTCCTGGGCCACGACTCCTGCGGCGCCGTCACGGCCACCAAGGGCGCCGTCGACACCGGCAAAATGCCCGCCGGCTTCGTCCGCGACCTCGTCGAACGCATCACCCCTTCGGTCCTCGCCTCCCTCCGCAAGGACAAGAAGAGCACCGTCAACGAAATGGTGGAGGAGCACGTCAAGCAGACGGCCGCCCGCCTCGTGGAAAACTCCCCCATCATCGCCAGCGCCGTGGCCCGCCAGCGCACCGCCGTGGTGGGCCTGACCTACCGCCTCACGGACGGCACCGCCGACCTCGTCTACAGCAACGGCCACATCGGCGCCTGA